A region of Vitis vinifera cultivar Pinot Noir 40024 chromosome 13, ASM3070453v1 DNA encodes the following proteins:
- the LOC100246540 gene encoding cytosolic sulfotransferase 15, whose translation MEKSEVPQEEPCKDDEFQKLLLTLPEERNWDGTSLYLYQGFWCPSIAIKPVFSFQQHFQALGSDLILASTPKSGTTWLKALTFSILNRTRYTLNDSPLHTTSPHGLVPFVEFDVYLKNKSPNLMLLPSPRIFATHVPYGSLPSSIKESNCRIVYVCRNAVDQLISYWHFALKLRRGNVKPLSLDEGFEKFCHGVHSFGPFAEHVLGYWKANLDRPKNVLFLKYEDMKEDVFSHTKRLAEFLGCPFSAMEEKQGVIQEICGLCSFENLKDLEVNKSGKRPSGVPNSAFFRNGKVGDWGDHLSPSKAEYLEKLIEEKLSGSGLTLKICPKFQKEDECKPSSEMEA comes from the coding sequence ATGGAGAAATCAGAAGTTCCCCAGGAAGAGCCCTGCAAGGATGATGAGTTTCAAAAGTTGCTACTAACCCTTCCTGAAGAGAGAAACTGGGATGGCACTTCTCTCTATCTATACCAAGGCTTTTGGTGCCCTTCTATCGCAATTAAGCCCGTCTTCTCCTTTCAACAACACTTCCAAGCACTGGGCTCCGATTTAATTCTGGCCAGCACTCCTAAATCAGGTACCACTTGGTTAAAAGCTCTCACCTTCTCAATCCTCAATCGCACACGTTACACTCTCAATGACAGCCCCTTGCACACTACCAGTCCTCACGGCCTTGTACCTTTCGTTGAGTTTGACGTTTACTTGAAAAACAAGTCTCCAAATCTCATGCTTCTTCCTTCCCCAAGAATCTTTGCTACCCACGTACCATATGGATCGCTCCCATCTTCCATTAAGGAGTCCAACTGTCGAATTGTATATGTGTGTCGGAATGCTGTGGACCAACTGATCTCCTATTGGCATTTTGCCCTCAAGCTTCGACGTGGAAACGTGAAGCCACTCTCACTGGATGAAGGCTTTGAAAAATTCTGTCACGGAGTCCACAGCTTTGGACCCTTTGCGGAGCATGTATTGGGGTATTGGAAGGCAAACTTAGACAGACCAAAGAATgtgttatttttgaaatatgaaGACATGAAAGAGGATGTCTTTTCTCACACCAAAAGGTTGGCCGAGTTCTTGGGATGTCCATTTTCTGCCATGGAAGAGAAACAAGGGGTTATACAAGAAATATGCGGGTTGTGTAGTTTTGAGAATTTGAAGGATTTGGAGGTGAACAAGAGTGGTAAACGTCCCTCCGGGGTTCCAAATTCCGCCTTTTTCAGGAATGGTAAGGTGGGAGATTGGGGAGATCATCTGAGTCCTTCAAAGGCTGAATACTTGGAGAAGTTAATTGAAGAAAAGTTGAGTGGTTCAGGTTTAACCCTGAAAATTTGTCCCAAGTTCCAAAAGGAGGACGAGTGTAAGCCTAGCTCTGAGATGGAGGCATAA